A region of Pseudomonas marginalis DNA encodes the following proteins:
- the flgE gene encoding flagellar hook protein FlgE, with product MSFNIGLSGLYAANKQLDVTGNNIANVATTGFKSSRAEFADIYAASKLGTGQNSIGNGVNLAAVSQQFTQGDVNNSGGVLDMAIQGGGFFVQKGSDGSLEYTRSGAFRADKDGYITNNTGTSRLQGYAADDDGKIIKGGLTDLQLNLSYLPPKASTKVDSTSNLNSSEPVINQTTKPFDPTDTTTFTTQYSTTLYDSQGNSHEMVQYMVKTDANQWSSYTLIDGRNLDGSKPTTTGTTAPVPSILSFDGAGKLTGISTGGVAGTTLTLTGWIPGSVTNGVWTANKATAPNIAVNMANITQYNSASYRNPPTTDGYATGQITGLKIDGNGVMFATFSNQQSKAIGQISLASFNNEQGLQPSGGTTWRETFASGQPGYDAPQSGTLGSIVANSLENSNVNLTNELVDLIKAQSNYQANAKTISTQSTIMQTIIQMT from the coding sequence ATGTCTTTTAATATCGGCCTTAGCGGCCTCTATGCGGCCAACAAACAACTGGACGTAACCGGCAACAACATTGCCAACGTTGCGACCACTGGCTTCAAGTCGTCCCGTGCGGAATTCGCGGATATCTACGCCGCGTCCAAACTGGGCACCGGCCAGAACAGCATCGGCAACGGTGTGAACCTGGCAGCGGTGTCCCAACAGTTCACCCAGGGTGACGTCAACAACAGCGGCGGCGTGCTGGACATGGCGATCCAGGGCGGTGGCTTCTTCGTGCAGAAGGGCAGCGATGGCTCGCTGGAATACACCCGTAGCGGTGCCTTCCGTGCCGACAAAGACGGCTATATCACCAACAACACCGGTACCTCGCGCCTGCAGGGCTACGCGGCAGATGACGACGGCAAGATCATCAAAGGCGGCTTGACCGACCTGCAATTGAACCTGTCGTACCTGCCACCGAAGGCGTCCACCAAAGTGGACTCCACCAGTAACCTGAACTCGTCGGAGCCGGTGATCAACCAGACCACCAAGCCGTTCGACCCGACCGACACCACCACTTTCACCACCCAGTACAGCACCACCCTCTATGACTCCCAGGGCAACTCCCACGAGATGGTGCAGTACATGGTGAAAACCGACGCCAACCAGTGGAGTTCCTACACGCTGATTGACGGTCGTAACCTGGATGGCTCCAAGCCTACCACCACCGGTACTACTGCTCCCGTGCCGTCGATATTGAGCTTTGACGGTGCAGGTAAACTGACGGGTATCAGCACCGGTGGTGTGGCGGGCACGACCCTGACGCTCACCGGTTGGATCCCGGGCTCGGTGACCAACGGCGTATGGACGGCTAACAAGGCTACAGCGCCAAACATTGCCGTCAACATGGCCAATATCACCCAGTACAACTCCGCCAGTTACCGCAACCCGCCGACCACCGATGGTTACGCCACTGGCCAGATCACCGGCCTGAAAATCGACGGCAATGGCGTAATGTTCGCCACGTTCAGCAACCAGCAGAGCAAGGCCATCGGCCAGATCTCCCTGGCCAGCTTCAACAACGAGCAAGGCCTGCAACCATCGGGCGGCACCACCTGGAGAGAGACCTTCGCCTCGGGCCAGCCGGGTTACGATGCCCCGCAATCCGGTACCCTGGGTTCGATCGTGGCCAACTCCCTGGAGAACTCCAACGTCAACCTGACCAACGAGCTGGTGGACCTGATCAAGGCCCAGAGCAACTACCAGGCGAACGCCAAGACCATCTCCACCCAGAGCACCATCATGCAGACCATCATTCAGATGACCTGA
- the flgD gene encoding flagellar hook assembly protein FlgD, translating to MAIVDTTTNTAVQDLFNSKVKTATDNTTVADATKTATGSQSLGKDAFLQLLVTQLKNQNPLSPQDNGAFVAQLAQFSSLEGINTLNDSVNAISSNFSSSQALQASSLVGRSIITQTNKALVDTSKSMTGSVAVTAATGNVSIKISDKDGNVVRTIDMGAQSAGSSDFIWDGKNENGEVAPAGTYTFAATTKNDKGESVAMATSLPATVTSVTLSKTGGEMLLNLAGGMGSVKLSQIQTIGT from the coding sequence ATGGCCATCGTTGATACCACGACCAACACGGCAGTCCAGGACCTTTTCAACTCCAAGGTCAAGACCGCCACCGACAACACCACCGTCGCCGACGCTACCAAGACGGCGACGGGCAGCCAGTCCCTGGGCAAGGATGCGTTCCTGCAACTGCTGGTGACCCAACTGAAAAACCAGAACCCGCTGTCGCCTCAGGACAACGGTGCGTTCGTGGCCCAGCTGGCGCAATTCAGCAGCCTGGAAGGCATCAACACCCTGAACGACTCGGTCAATGCGATCTCCAGTAACTTCAGCTCCTCGCAGGCGCTGCAGGCTTCGTCGCTGGTGGGGCGCTCGATCATTACCCAGACCAACAAGGCCTTGGTGGACACGAGCAAGAGCATGACCGGTTCGGTGGCGGTGACTGCGGCGACGGGCAACGTCTCGATCAAGATCTCCGATAAAGACGGCAACGTGGTGCGCACTATCGATATGGGTGCCCAAAGCGCGGGTTCGTCAGACTTTATCTGGGATGGCAAGAACGAGAACGGTGAGGTCGCCCCGGCCGGCACCTACACCTTCGCGGCGACGACCAAGAACGACAAGGGTGAGTCGGTGGCCATGGCGACTTCGTTGCCGGCAACGGTGACCAGCGTGACGTTGAGCAAGACCGGCGGCGAAATGCTGCTGAACCTTGCAGGTGGCATGGGCAGCGTCAAGCTGTCGCAAATTCAGACTATCGGTACATAG
- the flgC gene encoding flagellar basal body rod protein FlgC yields the protein MSLSSVFNIAGSGMSAQTTRLNTVASNIANAETVSSSIDQTYRARHPVFATMFQGGQSGGSDSLFQNQDAAGQGVQVLGVVEDQSNLEARYEPNHPAANEKGYVYYPNVNVVEEMADMISASRSFQTNAEMMNTAKTMMQKVLTLGQ from the coding sequence ATGTCCCTGTCCAGTGTTTTCAATATTGCCGGCAGTGGCATGAGCGCGCAGACCACGCGCTTGAACACCGTCGCCAGTAACATCGCCAACGCCGAGACCGTGTCTTCGAGCATCGACCAGACCTACCGCGCCCGTCACCCGGTGTTCGCCACCATGTTCCAGGGCGGCCAGAGCGGTGGCAGCGATTCGCTGTTCCAGAACCAGGACGCCGCCGGCCAGGGCGTGCAGGTCCTCGGTGTGGTCGAAGACCAGAGCAACCTCGAGGCCCGTTACGAGCCGAACCATCCTGCCGCGAACGAAAAGGGTTATGTCTATTACCCCAACGTCAACGTGGTCGAGGAAATGGCAGACATGATCTCCGCCAGCCGCTCGTTCCAGACCAACGCGGAAATGATGAACACCGCCAAAACCATGATGCAGAAGGTCCTGACCTTGGGTCAGTGA
- the flgB gene encoding flagellar basal body rod protein FlgB produces MSISFDKALGIHEQALGFRAQRAEVLANNIANADTPNYKARDLDFSAVLAAQQDKTKNGTFALNMTNSRHIEAQGLSSGDESLLYRTPMQPSIDQNTVDAQLEQSAYAENSVNFQASFTLLNSKFKGLMSALRGE; encoded by the coding sequence ATGAGCATCAGCTTCGATAAAGCGCTCGGTATCCACGAACAAGCCCTGGGCTTCCGCGCCCAGCGTGCCGAAGTCCTGGCCAACAACATTGCCAACGCCGACACCCCGAACTACAAGGCTCGGGACCTGGATTTTTCCGCCGTGCTCGCCGCACAGCAGGACAAGACCAAGAACGGCACCTTCGCCTTGAACATGACCAACAGCCGTCATATCGAAGCGCAAGGCCTGAGCAGTGGTGACGAGTCGCTGCTGTATCGCACGCCGATGCAGCCGTCGATCGACCAGAACACCGTCGACGCCCAGCTGGAGCAATCGGCCTATGCCGAGAACTCGGTGAACTTTCAGGCCAGCTTTACCCTGCTCAACAGTAAATTCAAAGGGCTGATGTCAGCCCTGCGTGGAGAGTAA
- the cheR gene encoding protein-glutamate O-methyltransferase CheR, giving the protein MSTGNLDFEQFRVFLEKACGILLGENKQYLVSSRLNKLMEQQGIKSLGELVQRIQGQPRSGLKEMVVDAMTTNETLWFRDTYPFEVLKSKVLPEAIKASPGQRLRIWSAACSSGQEPYSISMSIDEFERTNMGQLKAGAQIVATDLSGTMLTNCKTGEYDSLALGRGLSQERLQRYFDPKGAGRWAVKAPIKNRVEFRSFNLLDSYASLGKFDMVFCRNVLIYFSAEVKKDILLRIHGTLKRGGYLFLGASEALNGLPDHFQMVQCSPGIIYQAK; this is encoded by the coding sequence GTGTCTACGGGTAATTTGGATTTTGAACAGTTCCGGGTCTTCCTGGAAAAAGCCTGTGGCATATTGCTCGGTGAAAACAAGCAATACCTGGTATCCAGCCGTCTTAACAAACTGATGGAGCAGCAGGGCATCAAGTCCCTGGGCGAGTTGGTTCAACGGATCCAGGGCCAGCCGCGCAGTGGCCTCAAAGAGATGGTGGTCGATGCCATGACCACCAACGAAACCCTATGGTTTCGCGATACCTACCCCTTTGAAGTGCTCAAGAGCAAAGTGCTGCCGGAGGCCATCAAGGCCAGCCCGGGCCAGCGCCTGCGTATCTGGTCGGCCGCCTGCTCTTCGGGTCAGGAACCGTACTCGATTTCGATGTCCATCGATGAGTTCGAGCGGACCAACATGGGCCAGCTTAAAGCCGGGGCGCAGATCGTCGCCACCGACCTGTCCGGCACCATGCTCACCAATTGCAAGACCGGCGAGTACGACAGTCTGGCCCTGGGCCGTGGCTTGTCCCAGGAACGCCTGCAACGTTACTTCGACCCGAAAGGGGCAGGGCGTTGGGCGGTCAAGGCGCCGATCAAGAACCGTGTTGAGTTTCGCTCGTTCAACCTGCTCGACAGCTACGCCAGCCTGGGCAAGTTTGACATGGTGTTCTGCCGCAACGTGCTGATCTACTTCTCGGCCGAGGTGAAGAAAGACATCCTGTTGCGCATCCACGGCACCCTCAAGCGTGGCGGCTACCTGTTTCTCGGTGCATCCGAGGCGCTCAATGGTTTGCCGGATCACTTCCAGATGGTGCAATGCAGCCCTGGGATCATCTACCAGGCTAAATAA
- a CDS encoding chemotaxis protein CheV, with protein MAGVMDSVNQRTQLVGQNRLELLLFRLDGKQLYGINVFKVREVLQCPKLTIMPKSSPVVCGVANIRGATIPILDLALATGSAGLQDRENPFVIITEYNTKTQGFLVRSVERIVNMNWEEIHPPPKGTGRDHYLTAVTRVDNQLVEIIDVEKILAEVAPTSESISVGVVDAETAHKAVSLRVLTVDDSSVARKQVTRCLQTVGVDVVALNDGRQALDYLRKLVDEGKKPEEEFLMMISDIEMPEMDGYTLTAEIRSDPRMQKLHIILHTSLSGVFNQAMVKKVGADDFLAKFRPDDLASRVVDRIKAADHG; from the coding sequence ATGGCAGGAGTAATGGATTCAGTAAACCAGCGCACACAGCTGGTAGGGCAGAATCGCCTGGAGTTGCTGCTGTTTCGCCTGGATGGCAAGCAGCTGTATGGCATCAACGTATTCAAGGTGCGGGAAGTGCTGCAATGTCCCAAGCTGACGATCATGCCCAAGTCCAGTCCGGTGGTGTGCGGTGTGGCGAATATTCGTGGTGCGACTATCCCGATTCTTGACCTGGCCCTGGCCACCGGTTCGGCTGGCCTGCAGGATCGCGAGAACCCGTTCGTGATCATTACCGAGTACAACACCAAGACCCAGGGTTTCCTGGTGCGCTCGGTGGAACGCATCGTCAACATGAACTGGGAAGAGATCCATCCGCCGCCCAAGGGCACTGGTCGCGATCACTACCTCACGGCGGTGACGCGGGTCGATAACCAGTTGGTGGAGATCATCGACGTGGAGAAGATCCTCGCCGAAGTGGCGCCCACCTCGGAGTCGATTTCCGTGGGTGTGGTCGACGCCGAAACGGCCCACAAGGCGGTCTCGCTGCGTGTGCTGACGGTGGATGACTCCTCGGTGGCGCGCAAACAGGTGACTCGCTGCCTGCAAACCGTCGGCGTGGACGTTGTCGCCCTCAATGACGGGCGCCAGGCGTTGGATTACCTGCGTAAGCTGGTGGATGAAGGCAAGAAGCCGGAAGAAGAATTCTTGATGATGATCTCTGACATCGAGATGCCGGAAATGGACGGCTATACCCTCACTGCTGAGATACGCAGCGATCCACGCATGCAAAAACTGCATATCATCCTGCATACTTCGTTGTCGGGCGTATTCAATCAGGCGATGGTCAAGAAAGTCGGTGCCGATGACTTCCTGGCCAAATTCCGCCCTGATGACCTGGCATCCCGGGTAGTCGACCGGATCAAGGCAGCAGATCACGGCTAG
- the flgA gene encoding flagellar basal body P-ring formation chaperone FlgA, whose protein sequence is MDIKTTVSRRLHLTRFCRLLCVPLALLAFSLGTTARAENVTLPDLLIGVTQGFLEFTVEDYLATTQTPGRYEIQVNQLDPRLRMPMCDKELTATLESPAQPIGRVTVKVRCEGASPWTVFVPAQVKLFRDVVVVARPLKRTGIIGFEDVVLRERDISQISQGYLTSLDQAIGQKLTRPVVTDQVITLVHLEQAEVIRKGDQVVISASSGGLNVKMPGEALSNGGMSEQIRVKNLNSNRVIKARVTAPGQVEVAL, encoded by the coding sequence ATGGACATTAAAACGACAGTTTCCCGACGCCTTCACCTGACACGGTTTTGCAGATTGCTCTGCGTACCGCTGGCGCTGCTTGCCTTCAGCCTGGGCACCACGGCCCGTGCAGAGAACGTCACCTTGCCTGATCTACTTATCGGCGTCACTCAAGGCTTTCTTGAGTTCACTGTAGAAGATTATCTGGCAACCACACAGACGCCGGGGCGTTATGAAATCCAGGTCAACCAGTTGGACCCGCGTCTGCGTATGCCGATGTGCGACAAGGAATTGACAGCGACCCTGGAAAGTCCCGCCCAACCCATCGGGCGCGTAACGGTAAAGGTACGCTGCGAAGGCGCCTCGCCCTGGACCGTGTTCGTACCGGCCCAGGTCAAATTGTTCCGTGACGTGGTGGTGGTTGCCCGCCCACTGAAACGCACGGGCATCATCGGTTTCGAGGACGTTGTATTGCGTGAACGCGACATCAGCCAGATCAGCCAGGGCTACCTGACATCCCTGGACCAGGCCATCGGGCAGAAATTGACCCGACCAGTGGTCACCGATCAGGTGATTACGCTGGTGCACCTGGAACAGGCCGAGGTCATCCGCAAGGGCGATCAGGTGGTGATTTCCGCGAGCAGCGGCGGCTTGAATGTGAAAATGCCGGGCGAAGCACTGTCCAACGGCGGCATGAGCGAACAGATTCGCGTCAAGAACCTCAACTCCAACCGCGTGATCAAGGCGCGGGTGACAGCCCCAGGGCAAGTCGAGGTCGCTTTATAG
- the flgM gene encoding flagellar biosynthesis anti-sigma factor FlgM, with amino-acid sequence MVIDFSRLNNTPTTSGTTRTTSPKDNVEAKAPALPAKAEQASASQSGESVHLSNEAQQLQKVTDSLRDQPVVNKARVAELKQAIADGSYKVDSNRVASKLLNFEAER; translated from the coding sequence ATGGTCATCGATTTCAGCCGTTTGAATAACACCCCGACGACGTCAGGCACTACGCGCACCACCAGTCCCAAGGACAACGTAGAAGCCAAGGCCCCGGCGCTGCCCGCCAAGGCAGAACAGGCCAGTGCCAGCCAGAGCGGGGAATCCGTACACCTGAGCAATGAGGCTCAACAGTTGCAGAAGGTCACTGACTCGCTGCGCGATCAACCGGTCGTCAATAAAGCCCGCGTGGCCGAATTGAAACAGGCGATCGCCGATGGCAGCTATAAAGTCGACAGCAACCGTGTAGCCAGCAAGCTGCTTAACTTCGAAGCCGAGCGCTAG
- a CDS encoding flagella synthesis protein FlgN, with amino-acid sequence MHHDEHLLQLIIDDLAPTQQLLELLKEESLALYGRDMPLLEEILALKQSLIVLLEQHGKKRSQILISLGLPADHDGLAQLASHSSVGDQLLAQSKELNQLLAQCQEANLLNGQSIQLQQATTANQLRILHGGEPPALYNAQGSTSRLVKPSTRSQA; translated from the coding sequence ATGCATCACGACGAACATTTGCTTCAACTGATCATTGATGATCTAGCGCCGACGCAACAATTGCTCGAGCTGCTCAAAGAAGAATCACTGGCCCTCTATGGCCGGGACATGCCGCTGCTGGAAGAAATTCTGGCACTCAAGCAGTCGTTGATCGTCCTGCTGGAACAGCACGGCAAAAAACGCAGCCAGATCCTCATCAGCCTCGGCCTGCCGGCAGACCACGACGGCCTGGCGCAGTTGGCCAGCCACTCCTCGGTCGGCGATCAACTGCTGGCCCAGAGCAAAGAACTCAACCAATTGCTCGCCCAGTGCCAGGAAGCCAACCTGCTTAACGGTCAGTCGATCCAGCTTCAGCAAGCCACGACCGCCAACCAGTTGCGTATACTCCACGGCGGAGAGCCTCCGGCACTCTATAACGCCCAGGGCTCCACCTCGCGCCTGGTCAAGCCAAGCACCCGCAGCCAAGCCTGA
- a CDS encoding flagellar brake protein: MFNALNAEDAPQPPKVLTTPLEIAGTLRMLQDSHDPLIITFHERSQRFQSYLVDVNRDSNMLALDEMIPRDGERHLENGEPFRIEGFHDGVRVAWESKGTLTISEKGGHRIYTGSLPDEVVYHQRRNAFRAALKLAQLVNIELGGEKLQLPVNGKLLDISATGCKLRFEGDISERLQLGQVYDRFIAALPFGSMTTAVELRYLHFEERINTTFAGVRFHNMSGLVQRQVERFVYQLQREARRFDKDDDF, encoded by the coding sequence GTGTTCAACGCCCTTAATGCGGAAGATGCCCCGCAGCCACCCAAGGTCCTCACCACGCCTCTGGAAATCGCCGGCACCTTGCGGATGCTGCAAGACAGCCATGATCCGCTGATCATCACTTTCCACGAACGCAGCCAGCGCTTCCAGAGCTACCTGGTGGACGTCAACCGCGACAGCAACATGCTGGCGCTGGACGAAATGATCCCCCGCGACGGCGAGCGCCACCTCGAAAACGGCGAACCCTTTCGCATCGAAGGTTTCCATGATGGCGTACGCGTCGCCTGGGAAAGCAAAGGCACCCTGACCATCAGCGAAAAAGGCGGCCACCGTATCTACACCGGCAGCCTGCCGGACGAGGTGGTCTACCATCAGCGCCGCAATGCCTTCCGCGCCGCGTTGAAGCTGGCGCAACTGGTGAATATCGAGCTGGGCGGCGAGAAACTTCAGCTGCCGGTCAACGGCAAACTGCTGGATATTTCCGCCACCGGCTGCAAATTGCGTTTTGAAGGGGATATTTCCGAGCGCCTGCAACTGGGCCAGGTCTACGACCGTTTTATCGCAGCCCTGCCGTTTGGCAGCATGACCACCGCCGTCGAACTGCGATACCTGCACTTCGAAGAAAGAATCAACACGACCTTTGCCGGCGTGCGCTTCCACAACATGAGTGGTTTGGTGCAACGCCAGGTCGAGCGCTTTGTGTACCAGCTGCAGCGTGAAGCACGACGGTTCGACAAAGACGACGATTTTTGA
- a CDS encoding MFS transporter: MRQIWKSFRALYFASLMMLIGSGLLSTYLALRLAADHVDSLWVGALMAANYFGLVLGGKIGHRLIARVGHIRAYATCAGIVGAAVLGHGLVDWLPAWIVLRIIVGLGMMCQYMVIESWLNEQADAKQRGVVFSGYMIASYLGLVLGQLILVMHPQLGLELLMLVALCFALCLVPVAMTRRIHPAALHPAPMEPRFFIKRVPQSLSTVLGAGLIVGSFYGLAPLYASQQGLSTEQVGLFMGSCIFAGLLVQWPLGWLSDRYDRALLIRCFALCLAVAALPLAIMTQVPLEVLFVAGFLCSLVQFCLYPLAVAFSNDHVEGDRRVSLTAMLLVTYGIGASVGPLLAGVVMKLFGSQMLYAFFSLCALILVWRIRPKAVTNLHQVEDAPLHHVAMPDSMSSSPLVAALDPRVDEQVVQEQMQTVPDPEPQVDPEPPVDEPVFEGPPEPLGPDEHPHELSRARP; this comes from the coding sequence ATGCGCCAGATCTGGAAATCTTTTCGAGCCCTTTATTTCGCCTCCTTGATGATGCTGATTGGCTCCGGCCTGCTCAGTACCTACCTGGCCTTGCGCCTGGCGGCCGACCATGTCGACAGCCTTTGGGTGGGTGCGCTGATGGCGGCCAACTACTTTGGCCTGGTACTGGGCGGCAAGATCGGGCATCGCCTGATTGCCCGGGTCGGGCATATCCGCGCCTATGCCACCTGTGCCGGGATTGTCGGTGCGGCGGTGCTGGGCCATGGCCTGGTCGATTGGCTGCCGGCCTGGATTGTGCTGCGGATAATCGTGGGCCTGGGTATGATGTGCCAGTACATGGTCATCGAGAGCTGGCTCAATGAGCAGGCAGATGCCAAGCAGCGTGGCGTAGTGTTCAGCGGTTATATGATCGCCTCCTACCTGGGTCTGGTATTGGGCCAGTTGATACTGGTGATGCATCCCCAGCTTGGCCTTGAGCTGCTGATGCTGGTGGCGCTGTGCTTCGCCCTGTGCCTGGTGCCGGTGGCCATGACCCGGCGCATTCACCCGGCGGCCTTGCATCCTGCGCCGATGGAGCCGCGCTTCTTTATCAAGCGCGTGCCGCAGTCGTTGAGTACGGTGTTGGGGGCGGGGTTGATCGTCGGGTCGTTCTACGGCCTGGCGCCGCTGTATGCCTCCCAGCAAGGGCTGAGCACCGAACAGGTGGGTCTGTTCATGGGTAGCTGCATTTTTGCCGGGTTGCTGGTGCAATGGCCCCTGGGCTGGTTGTCGGATCGTTATGATCGCGCGCTGCTGATCCGCTGCTTTGCCTTGTGCCTGGCGGTGGCGGCACTGCCGTTGGCAATCATGACCCAGGTGCCGCTGGAGGTGCTGTTCGTGGCGGGCTTCCTGTGTTCTCTCGTGCAGTTTTGCCTGTATCCCTTGGCGGTGGCGTTTTCCAACGACCATGTGGAAGGGGATCGCCGGGTATCGCTGACGGCCATGCTGCTGGTGACCTACGGTATCGGCGCCAGCGTCGGGCCGTTGCTGGCGGGTGTGGTGATGAAGCTGTTCGGCAGCCAGATGCTGTATGCGTTTTTCAGTCTGTGCGCGCTGATCCTGGTGTGGCGAATCCGGCCTAAGGCGGTGACCAATCTGCACCAGGTGGAAGATGCCCCCCTGCATCACGTGGCAATGCCCGACAGTATGTCGAGTTCACCGCTGGTGGCGGCGCTGGACCCGCGGGTCGACGAGCAGGTGGTGCAGGAGCAGATGCAGACTGTCCCTGATCCCGAGCCGCAGGTCGATCCGGAGCCGCCGGTGGATGAGCCCGTCTTCGAAGGGCCACCTGAGCCCCTGGGGCCGGACGAGCATCCTCACGAATTGAGCAGGGCGCGCCCCTGA
- a CDS encoding PA3371 family protein produces the protein MSKFAWLFLSLTIATGLMGLSASSQDGQTSAFVAAGVFAGLLLLTLVVSRRIKFDPVLR, from the coding sequence ATGAGCAAATTTGCCTGGCTGTTCCTGAGCCTGACCATCGCCACTGGCCTTATGGGCCTGAGTGCAAGCTCCCAGGATGGGCAAACCAGCGCATTCGTCGCCGCCGGCGTTTTCGCAGGCCTGCTTCTGTTGACGCTCGTCGTGAGTCGCCGAATCAAATTTGACCCGGTTTTACGCTGA
- a CDS encoding Arc family DNA-binding protein, with protein MRPLKQAIYSSRTADKFVVRLPDGMRERIAEVARNHHRSMNSEIIARLEQSLIQEGALGDELSMRLDSPELSLHERELLQRFRQLSHRQQNALVSLIAHDVEAAAEAN; from the coding sequence ATGCGCCCATTGAAACAGGCAATTTATTCCAGCCGTACGGCTGACAAGTTCGTCGTACGTCTGCCAGACGGAATGCGGGAACGCATTGCCGAGGTGGCTCGCAATCATCACCGCAGCATGAACTCCGAAATCATCGCGCGCCTGGAGCAGAGCCTTATTCAGGAAGGTGCGCTGGGTGACGAACTGAGCATGCGCCTGGACAGCCCCGAGCTGTCGCTGCACGAACGCGAACTGCTGCAGCGTTTTCGTCAGCTCTCCCACCGCCAGCAAAATGCCCTCGTCTCGCTTATCGCGCACGACGTAGAGGCGGCCGCAGAAGCCAATTGA
- the mgtE gene encoding magnesium transporter, whose amino-acid sequence MTEVEVKKTQESLQDRLAQVIELLQRQRVVEDFTHRQDGPNNDLVENLVHRQNLVELQRKLDDLHSADVAYILEALPLDDRLTLWQLVKADRDGDILLEVSDSVRETLIADMDDHELLAAAREMDADELADLAPELPRDVVHELMEALDGQQRERVRSALSYDEDQVGALMDFEMVTIREDVSLEVVLRYLRRLKELPSHTDKLFVVDYEGILKGVLPIKRLLVNDPEKKVADLMASDTVSFHPDEDAYDAAQAFERYDLISAPVVDKNGKLIGRLTIDEIVDLIREESETEVLNMAGLREEEDIFASVWRSLHNRWAWLAVNLITAFIASRVIGLFEGSIEKLVALAALMPIVAGIGGNSGNQTITMIVRAMALDQVSTANSSRLLRKELAVGLINGLVWGGVIGVVAYLLYGSWSLGVVMTAAMTLNLLLAALMGVLIPMTLARLGRDPAMGASVMITAMTDSGGFFIFLGLATIFLL is encoded by the coding sequence ATGACCGAAGTAGAAGTAAAGAAAACACAAGAAAGCCTGCAGGATCGCCTGGCTCAAGTCATCGAGCTGCTGCAGCGCCAGCGCGTGGTCGAAGATTTCACGCACCGCCAGGATGGTCCGAATAACGACCTTGTCGAAAACCTGGTCCACCGCCAGAACCTCGTCGAGTTGCAACGCAAGCTCGATGACCTGCACTCCGCCGACGTTGCCTACATTCTCGAAGCCTTGCCCCTGGATGATCGACTGACCCTCTGGCAGTTGGTCAAGGCCGACCGCGACGGCGACATCCTGCTCGAAGTATCCGACTCGGTCCGTGAAACCCTGATCGCCGACATGGACGATCACGAGCTCCTGGCGGCCGCCAGGGAGATGGACGCTGACGAACTGGCCGACCTGGCTCCAGAGTTGCCGCGTGATGTTGTCCATGAGTTGATGGAGGCTCTTGACGGCCAGCAGCGTGAGCGCGTGCGCTCCGCGTTGTCCTATGACGAGGATCAGGTCGGCGCACTGATGGACTTCGAGATGGTCACCATCCGCGAAGACGTCAGCCTGGAAGTGGTCTTGCGTTACCTGCGCCGGCTGAAAGAGCTGCCGAGTCATACCGACAAACTGTTCGTGGTCGACTATGAAGGCATTCTCAAGGGCGTGCTGCCGATCAAGCGCCTGTTGGTCAACGATCCGGAGAAAAAGGTTGCTGACCTGATGGCCAGCGATACCGTGAGCTTTCACCCTGATGAGGATGCCTACGACGCAGCGCAGGCCTTTGAGCGTTACGACTTGATCTCTGCCCCGGTGGTCGACAAGAACGGCAAGCTGATCGGCCGTCTGACCATCGACGAAATCGTCGACTTGATTCGTGAAGAGAGTGAAACCGAAGTCCTCAACATGGCGGGTTTGCGTGAAGAGGAAGATATTTTTGCGTCAGTCTGGCGTTCCCTGCATAACCGCTGGGCCTGGCTGGCCGTTAACCTGATTACCGCGTTTATCGCCTCCCGTGTGATCGGGCTGTTCGAAGGTTCCATCGAGAAGCTGGTGGCCCTGGCGGCATTGATGCCGATTGTGGCAGGCATTGGTGGTAACTCGGGCAACCAGACCATCACCATGATCGTACGCGCCATGGCGCTGGACCAGGTCAGTACCGCCAACTCTTCGCGCCTGCTGCGCAAGGAGTTGGCAGTGGGCCTGATCAATGGCCTGGTGTGGGGTGGGGTGATTGGCGTGGTGGCCTACTTGCTGTACGGCAGTTGGTCCCTGGGGGTGGTGATGACCGCTGCCATGACCCTCAACCTGCTGCTGGCGGCCCTGATGGGGGTGCTGATCCCCATGACCCTGGCACGCCTTGGGCGCGACCCGGCCATGGGCGCCAGCGTGATGATCACGGCCATGACCGACAGTGGTGGCTTCTTCATCTTCCTCGGTTTGGCGACGATCTTCCTGCTCTGA